The Vanessa atalanta chromosome 18, ilVanAtal1.2, whole genome shotgun sequence DNA window GTATTTTGATTTCGCAATTATCGAATAAATTctagcttaataaaatatttattaaaaaattaaggtagaatattttattactgctaaatatgatattttctttaaaaatgtaataaaaaggtACGCTTTACAGAGtaaggttttaatatttttttgaagataTCAAAATGTCATCATTTaggaattaaattaatcattttacttaacatttgttattttgtgACTTTTTAACTCTTCTATAAAATTTgatctttataaaaaagtacattgGACGAAAGATCCTGATCcgctaaatatactaaaaaaatatatgtttgtcaatgtcaaatctaatgttttaaaaaagcttGATTCAAAAGAGCGGCGTTTGTATAGTACACCTAACATCAAACTTTAGTTTCTTCTTAAGTATAAGTTGACTTTCTTTTTTAGTACTCAATTATAATGAACTGATGTTGTAATAATTtggaaaaatgttttatcatgtaattaattttcaatttactgTCGTCTACCATAACTTAGATCATGTACAAATAAGACAATAACCCTAAACAAATTTGCAGATATCTTTGgaacatgaaattttattacatccCCGGTATTTCGGACCACAGCTACTAGATACTGTTAAACAGAAACTTTATACAGAAGTAGAAGGTACTTGTACAGGCAAGTAAGTAATTTAACTTTAGTTTTGGGCATATTCTTTACCATACATTTGTTTAACTTCATCTTTAGTCATACGACTAAATATGATAACCCATTATTAAGATGTAAGTTGCTTATGTTATAATGTCTTATTTTGAATGTTTCGCTGATTtactattactttttaatatttataattgtcttACAGGTATGGGTTTGTTATAGCTGTAACTACAATAGACAGTATAGGAGCCGGACTCATTCAGCCAGGGCAAGGCTTTGTTGTGTATCCAGTTAAATATAAAGCAATTGTGTTTCGACCTTTCAAAGGAGAAGTTCTTGATGCAATAGTCACACAAGTTAATAAGGTATGCATAAATTTAATGTCATTGATAGATACTTTAAAAGTGTACCCATTTGAGTAGTCCTTACTTTATTAGATTGGTGATATGCCTGTTCCACATGATTGTCTAACAGTCCAACTGTTTGTTCAACCCCACCTTGTGTAGAGAGGTAGTTTATGAATATTTGACGAAGTTCGATAGTGTTGCGGCGCTAGCACTTAGATGGCGGTAAATCGTTCCCAGATCAAAGGAGTTGGCAAACTCACACAAATAAACCCTTCACAGTATCTAGGTATAGCGCAGAAGAACCTATCtctttagtattgttgttcaTAGTGAATGAGGTTGGAATGAATGTGTGGAGAGTCTAATAGAGCTGGCTATTAAAAGTTCATAAGTGACATCAATATCAAAGTAAAATAGTTATGGTTTTCATCATTTTCAACAAAGGATAGTGCAATAGTGCCGGAGATATAAAAGTGGTTGACTAAGTAGGCAAGCACGGGTCCACTCGGTTTCTTCTGGATGTAGATAGATTGTAGAagttttattgacatttaattttttttatgataatattagtaGCAAAcaaatacacaattatattattcataagaattcaaattgtttcttgtaCACAGTAAACAAACATAGCtaaatatgtcataataattttatatttttttgtatacaggTTGGAATGTTTGCTCAAATTGGTCCTCtaagttgttttatttcacaTCATGTAAGTATTTGTTACAACATATtacttttatcatattttatttaaaataaaataaataaatactaatgaaaaatattccttattgcCATTATTTACATTTGCATTGAATAGATTTTGGTAATATAATAACTACAACTtactttattatcttttttattaataatatttattttatccgttTTTTAATGACAGTCAATTCCTGCGGATATGGAATTTTGTCCGAATGTAAATCCCCCATGTTACAAAAGTAAACAGGAAGATAATGTCATA harbors:
- the LOC125070729 gene encoding DNA-directed RNA polymerase II subunit RPB7, translating into MFYHISLEHEILLHPRYFGPQLLDTVKQKLYTEVEGTCTGKYGFVIAVTTIDSIGAGLIQPGQGFVVYPVKYKAIVFRPFKGEVLDAIVTQVNKVGMFAQIGPLSCFISHHSIPADMEFCPNVNPPCYKSKQEDNVIQEEDVIRLKIVGTRVDATGIFAIGTLMDDYLGLVTQ